A region from the Lolium perenne isolate Kyuss_39 chromosome 4, Kyuss_2.0, whole genome shotgun sequence genome encodes:
- the LOC127292778 gene encoding UDP-glycosyltransferase 83A1, translating to MASTKPRIMVLPFPAQGHVTPLMELSHRLVQHGFEVTFVCTEPIHALVVDALRHATGGGGGDALDGIRLVSVPDGMAEGDDRRDLCKFLDGISRRIPGYVEELMRETNVKWLVGDGNMGMCFEAAKKLGVRVACVWPASAAGLGTLRRVPQLIEDGFFDDKGIPRRRGAFEVAPNMPPMYTSHMPWSIDGAPEGQQVSFRLVSRNTQATSLAEIIVCNSFLDAETAAFELFPDIVPIGPLYADSELRKPVGQLLPEDTACLKWLDSHPDRSVVYVAFGSFTIFDPRQFRELAEGLELIGRPFLWVVRPDFTSGGLSKLWFDEFQDRVSVNGMIVSWCPQQQVLAHRAVACFVSHCGWNSTMEGVRNGVPILCWPYFVDQFANRSYICDIWRTGLAVTPGEDGVVTKEEVTTKMQQVMTDEGIAERAQILKDSADRSLREDGSSCKNFKRFVDLLRE from the exons ATGGCCTCTACGAAGCCTCGGATCATGGTGCTGCCGTTCCCGGCGCAGGGCCACGTCACCCCGCTGATGGAGCTGTCGCACCGCCTCGTCCAGCACGGCTTCGAGGTCACCTTCGTGTGCACCGAGCCAATCCACGCGCTCGTTGTCGACGCCCTGCGACATGccactggcggcggcggtggcgatgcGCTGGACGGGATCCGCCTGGTCTCCGTACCGGACGGCATGGCCGAGGGCGACGACCGCAGggacctctgcaagtttctcgacGGGATCTCGCGGCGCATACCGGGCTACGTGGAGGAGCTCATGAGGGAGACGAATGTGAAGTGGCTCGTCGGCGACGGCAACATGGGGATGTGCTTCGAGGCTGCCAAGAAGCTCGGCGTCCGGGTCGCCTGCGTCTGGCCGGCGTCCGCGGCGGGCCTTGGGACGCTGCGCCGGGTTCCCCAGCTGATTGAGGACGGCTTCTTCGACGACAAGG GCATCCCGAGACGCCGCGGGGCGTTCGAGGTCGCGCCCAACATGCCACCGATGTACACATCGCACATGCCGTGGAGCATCGACGGCGCACCGGAGGGGCAGCAGGTATCTTTCCGGCTGGTGTCCCGGAACACCCAGGCGACGAGCCTCGCGGAGATCATAGTGTGCAACTCGTTCCTCGACGCCGAGACCGCCGCGTTCGAGCTGTTCCCCGACATAGTGCCCATCGGCCCGCTGTACGCCGACAGTGAGCTCCGGAAGCCGGTCGGGCAGCTCTTGCCGGAGGATACGGCGTGCCTGAAGTGGCTCGACTCGCATCCGGACAGATCCGTCGTGTACGTGGCGTTCGGCAGTTTCACCATCTTCGACCCACGGCAGTTCCGTGAGCTCGCCGAGGGGCTAGAGCTCATCGGCCGGCCGTTCTTGTGGGTGGTGCGCCCGGACTTCACCTCCGGCGGCCTCAGCAAGCTGTGGTTCGACGAGTTCCAGGACCGCGTCTCCGTCAACGGCATGATCGTTAGCTGGTGTCCCCAGCAGCAG GTTCTGGCTCATCGGGCAGTAGCCTGCTTCGTGTCGCACTGCGGTTGGAACTCTACGATGGAGGGGGTGAGGAACGGCGTGCCAATCCTATGCTGGCCGTACTTCGTGGACCAGTTTGCAAACCGGAGCTACATCTGCGATATCTGGAGAACCGGCTTGGCCGTGACTCCCGGTGAAGATGGCGTCGTAACGAAGGAGGAGGTGACCACCAAAATGCAGCAGGTCATGACTGACGAGGGCATTGCAGAAAGGGCACAAATTCTTAAGGATTCAGCTGACAGGAGCCTCAGAGAGGACGGCTCGTCGTGTAAGAATTTCAAGAGATTTGTTGATCTCCTAAGGGAATGA
- the LOC127348402 gene encoding UDP-glycosyltransferase 83A1: MAAAPHVMVLPFPAQGHVTPMMELSHRLVDHGFEVTFVCTGLTHALLLDTMRRSANSSDALVDGIRLVPIPDGMAEGDDRRDLCKFVEAVSRRVPGYLGDLIGETEASGGAKVKWLVADVNMGFCFQVAMSLGVRVAGFWPAAASSLGTSFRIPKIMQDGFIDDKGFPKRQGLYEVAPKMPPIYASHLPWSIDGPPDEQQVVFHLASSYAPWTRLAEITVCNSFLDAEPTAFELFPDIVPIGPLFADEEVRKPVGQFWPEDPSCLEWLDGQSDSSVVYVAFGSFTIFDPRQFRELAEGLELTGRPFLWVVRPDFTSGGLTKAWFDEFQSRIAGKGMIVSWCPQQQVLAHPSVACFMSHCGWNSRTEGVRNGVPILCWPYFADQFANRSYICDIWMTGLAVTPGENGVVTKDEVTSKLEQIIGDKGIAERVRTLRDAAHSSLSEGGSSYENFKGFVNLLSE, encoded by the exons ATGGCCGCGGCGCCTCACGTCATGGTGCTGCCGTTCCCGGCGCAAGGCCACGTGACCCCGATGATGGAGCTATCGCACCGCCTTGTCGACCACGGCTTCGAGGTAACCTTCGTCTGCACCGGGCTTACCCACGCGCTCCTCCTCGACACCATGCGACGGAGCGCCAACAGCAGCGACGCGCTGGTGGATGGTATCCGCCTGGTCCCCATACCGGACGGCATGGCCGAGGGCGACGACCGCAGGGACCTCTGCAAGTTCGTGGAAGCGGTCTCTCGGCGCGTGCCGGGCTACTTGGGGGATCTCATCGGGGAGACGGAGGCGTCTGGGGGTGCAAAGGTGAAGTGGCTCGTTGCCGACGTGAACATGGGGTTCTGCTTCCAGGTTGCCATGAGCCTCGGCGTCCGGGTCGCCGGTTTCTGGCCGGCGGCAGCTTCGAGCCTTGGGACGTCGTTCAGGATCCCCAAGATCATGCAGGATGGATTCATTGACGATAAGG GCTTTCCCAAGCGGCAGGGTTTGTACGAAGTCGCCCCCAAGATGCCGCCCATCTACGCATCGCATCTTCCGTGGAGCATCGACGGCCCACCCGATGAGCAGCAGGTAGTATTCCACTTGGCATCCAGCTACGCCCCATGGACCAGACTCGCCGAGATTACTGTGTGCAACTCCTTCCTCGACGCAGAGCCCACGGCGTTCGAGCTGTTCCCTGACATAGTGCCTATCGGACCTCTGTTCGCCGATGAGGAGGTGCGGAAGCCCGTGGGGCAGTTCTGGCCGGAAGACCCGAGCTGCTTGGAATGGCTCGACGGGCAGTCCGACAGCTCCGTCGTGTACGTGGCGTTCGGCAGCTTCACCATCTTCGACCCGCGGCAGTTCCGTGAGCTCGCTGAGGGCCTGGAGCTCACCGGCCGGCCGTTCTTGTGGGTGGTGCGCCCGGACTTCACCTCCGGCGGTCTGACCAAGGCGTGGTTCGACGAGTTCCAGAGCCGCATCGCGGGCAAGGGCATGATCGTCAGCTGGTGCCCCCAGCAGCAG GTTCTAGCACATCCCTCGGTGGCATGCTTTATGTCGCACTGCGGGTGGAACTCGAGGACGGAGGGTGTCAGGAACGGCGTACCGATCCTGTGCTGGCCCTACTTCGCCGACCAGTTTGCAAACCGGAGCTACATCTGCGACATCTGGATGACGGGCTTGGCCGTGACTCCCGGGGAAAATGGCGTCGTGACTAAAGACGAGGTAACCAGCAAACTGGAACAAATCATCGGCGACAAGGGAATTGCGGAGAGGGTACGGACGCTCAGGGACGCAGCTCACAGCAGCCTTAGCGAGGGCGGCTCTTCATATGAGAATTTCAAGGGGTTTGTTAATCTCCTAAGCGAGTGA